The Chamaesiphon minutus PCC 6605 DNA window GTAACATCGGCTCGATCTCGTTCAGTCCATTCATCGCTGATATCAATAACTGATACGTTCTGCTTTAATCCCTCTAGAATCAATGTTGCCAATTGCAACCTATCTGTTGGGGATAAAGTTTGGATAACTGATGTATAAATCTCTTCAGCAATAGGGGACATAATATAATTCTCCTGGGCATCTTTATATTGTCTTAACACTTTTATCATTTATTAAATCTCTGAAGACCGAGTTCTATCCATAGAATAAACCAGATAACATTTAGAAATCTACTGGTGGAGGTTGTTTGATGTGATAGCCACCGATATGAGAACCTGATACATAACCAGTTGGTGTTTGTGGTAGCGAATTAGTACAGTCAATCGAACAGGCATGAACCAATAATGGCAAAACATCAGTTGCAACTGGAAGAGATATCCAACGTCGATAAATATTAGATCGATCTAGTTTTGTACGACAAACACTGCACTCATCAGGAGTTATTTCTGAATAATCGTCTGACTCTAACTCTTGGCGGAAAAATGGAAATGGAGGTCGATACTTTCTATTTCCATACAGAGCGCGAGTACTAACAGTACTAGACTTTAGATTTCGACATCGAGTAATCTCATAAGGGAACCAATGCAGTGAATGAGAAGTATATGGTGTAAATTCTTCTAGCGATTCCATTTCTCCAATTTCTGGTGGAATACGAACTAGATAACTACGATAAAGAATAAAATGTTTAACACTCTTTAGTTTTGAGATAGTTGGTGGGAGAGTTATAATATCTGCTCTTTCTTCTTGCGTTAATTCACGAAGCGGTGCAAATTCTTCAACACCTCCACTAGCCGCAGATTCGATTAAATCGAGTAACTTTTGCCATGCTTCGCATTGAACATCTTGTTTTTCAGTATGAATTGGAGAAATTTTACCGTGCTTTGTGGAGAATAAGTTAAAGCAGTTACATATGATTCTATCCATATATCGAAAACAAATTTAGTATATGGTTACTCACCTACAATCAATCTCAATCGAACAACACTTACCAACTGCAACTCCATCCCAGAAACCTGTTCTAACATAAACACCATCTGTTCTGGACGCAACAACGTTCCATCATTTGCACAACTGCCCACATATCGCAACTCTATATTACTCCCCTCCTCGGAGGGGCTGGGGGTGGGTTCCGACTCCAATTCATATAATCGATCGCGTAGATTGATTTGTGTATTCTTGCCAGATTTAGATTTTTTGTTCTGAATGATTTCCTGACTAGCTAACACCGCCGCGAGCCAAGTTTCCCATTGGGGAGGTATTTCGCTAATCGATGAAACAGTAATTAGATATTCCGCTTTAGTTATTAACGCTGAAGCCGCAGGTTGTTTGAGATCAACAGATTCTACGCGATAAATGGGAATATCTGCGGGTAATTGGGCTGCTAATTTGGTGTGAAATTCTGACTCATCCATCATGCTGGTGAGTTCGATATCGGCGATTTCACCCGTACTTGTCGAGCCTAATGGTAAGGCGTTGGCAATCATAATCCGAGGTGCCGGATGGAAGCCGCCACTGTAGGTTACGGGAATACTGGCACGGCGGATGGCTCGATCGAATAATTTGGCTAAATCTAGATGCCCGACTAGAGACATTTTGCCAATTTTGCCGAACCAGACGCGGATGCGCTGTACTTTGTCGGTATTGGGGGTAAAGTGTCCCGTAAATTCGGGGATGGGGAGGGGCGGTACGATAACATTGTGCCCGAAATCGGTGCCACAGACGCCGCAATGGGAGCAGCCATCGAATGAGCAGTCGGGGACGATGCCAGCGGCGAGGGCGCGTTCTAGGTCGTCTTGGAGCCACTTTTTATCGATACCCGTGTCGAGGTGATCCCAGGGGAGGGGGGCGTTGAGGTTGTGGGGAAGTTGGATGGGGGAGGGGGGGACTGGATTATTTGTGGGTGCCGTGGTGGGCTGGGTACCCACAAGGGGCACCCCTACGGATTCTGGTGTGTTCGAGGAATCTGTTAGTGCGGCTTCGCCTGTGGCGATGCGTGGTTTGAGGATTGGGGCGCGATTATTGACTACAGATCTTGGCTCAGTACCCGGATCTGTAGGGGTGCCCCTCGTGGGTACCCCACCATCTTCGCTACCTACTCCAAATCCCTGCTTGGAGACTAGGGTTTCGGCGGAGATCTTTACCCCAACCCAGCCCTCCCCTTGTAAAGTGGAGGGAGCAAGAGCGGGATCGTTCTCGAAGATATTCCATTCCCCATTTTCGACGCGACGGTATTTCCAGTCTAAACCAGCTTCGTCGATCGCTTGTGCCCAGGCACCGTAGGCTTTATCCAGACTTTCCCACCAGGCATCCATCCCCGCACCGAGTTCCCAGGCGCGACGGATGACGGGAGCAAGAGATCTGTCGCCCCGTCCGACAAAATCTTCCATTGCCGAGATCCGCACGTCAGTATAATTGACCTTAACACCGCGTAGATCTCGGAATTCTTCTTTGAGTAACCGTTGTTTGCGGGCAAATTCGGTAGTCGAAACCGAATGCCATTGGAAAGGGGTATGGGGTTTGGGTGTGAAATTGGAAATGGTGATATTAAAATTCAGGTACCGTTTGCCCTTTGCCCAGCATTCCCGTTTGAGCCAGCGCACAGTTTCGGCAATCCCAATGACATCGACATCGGTTTCGCCCGGTAAACCGATCATAAAGTAGAGTTTGATCTTATCCCAACCTTGCTCGAAGCCCGTCTTCACGCCGCGCAGCAGTTCTTCATTCGTCAAACCCTTGTTAATAATATCCCGCAGGCGTTGGGTACCCGCTTCGGGCGCAAAAGTTAAGCCACCTTGACGCGTACCGCCAATGATATTGGCAATATTTTCATCGAATCTATCTACCCGCTGACTGGGAAGCGTGAGCGAGATATTTTCATCCTTAAGCCGATTCTTAATTTCTAATCCGACAGCAGGAAGAGCGAGATAATCGGAGCAACTGAGGGAGAGAAGAGAAAACTCATCATAACCCGTCGATCGCATTCCAGATTCGATCGCATTAATTACTGCTTCCGGCTCCACATCCCGCGCAGGGCGAGTCAACATTCCTGGCTGGCAAAAGCGACAACCACGGGTACAACCACGGCGAATTTCGATAGTTAACCTGTCGTGGACGGTTTCGACATAGGGCACCAACCCGATCGAGTATGCTGGAATCGGGGTAGCTACCCGTCGGAGAATGCGTTCGGGTACGTCGGGATGATTGGGTTTCACACTCCCATCGGGATGCGAATCGTAAAATTGGGGTACATAGACACCAGGCACCTGCGCCAAATCCAATAATAAATCCCGCCGACTCAACCCCGCATTCTTGCCATCTTCCACCACCAAACCAATTTCGGGTAATAGCTCTTCCCCATCCCCCAGGGCGATAAAGTCAAAGAAATCCGCGTATGGTTCGGGATTGGATGTCGCTGTCTGTCCCCCGGCAAAAATCAGTGGATAATTACCCGCCTCACGTTCGCGCCACGTCAGGGGAATTCCCGCCAGACTCAACATTTCCAAGATATTCGTTGCGCCCAATTCATAGCTGAGACTAAAACCGAGGATATCGAATTCGGCAAGCGACTTCTGCGACTCTACCCCGAATAATGGTGTCTGCGTATCGCGTAACTTCTGTGCCAAATCCGCTGCGGGTAGATAGGCTCGATCGCACAATTGGCGCGGCTGGGCGTTGATAATACTGTAGAGGATAATATGCCCCAGATTGCTCGCCCCAACTTCGTAGATCTCTGGATATGTCAGTGCCCAACGAACCGTCGCACTCTCCCACGGCTTATGCACTGCGCCGAGTTCGTTACCAAGATAGCGAGCGGGTTTGAGGATTTCAGGAGTAATGAGACTATCTACTGCAACTGCCACGATCTTGCCTCTGGTTCGGATTGTTTGGGCGATTATCTATCGTAGCGCAGATTCTCGATCTGAGATTGGGAATATTGATTGTATTGTTGTTTCACTCGATCGATTTTGTTGCAACACTTTAACTTCGACCCTCAATTTATGGGTCGATTTTACAAGAAGTATCTTATGAACATTGAAAAAATAGTGCGCGATCCGATACTTGTGCTTGGCACTTCAGGAATTTTGTCTTTTGGCATAGGAAAATTATTTAACATTCCTATACTAACTATGATTGGCATGAGAATATTTAACGTTATAGCTATTATTGGAATAGTGTTATTCATTGCACTTTTATTTTTAATAATTGGTACAAGACTTCGCCAGAAAAAGTAGATTATGTGGATGGCGGATTTGGCATAAATTCCTGGTATAATTCTCTTGCAAGAGGCTACGCCAACGAGATTGAATTGCATAAACTAGCCCCTGCAGGTTGATAACGATCGATCATTTTTCTGTGGTGTTCGATCGATCTTAATTCTAGGAACTGTAGGGGAGGGTTTATGCTAGGGATATTGAATTGTACAGATTGATATTGAACGAACCCGCCCATCACATCTAGATATGCTCGACGATTTGGGTTTGTGGATTGTAGATTCGATAGGGGTTGGAAATTGGGGAATCGATCGAGATTACAATTCTCTCATCCGAATTTTGTTATTATCGATCGTGCTGAAATGTCCTGCCCAATCATCACGAAGTTCAATTACAGTTATAATTTTTTCAGTCATTATAATACTTGATGGCGATTGAATCCTAAATAGGACAATGCCACTAGTTGCGGGAAGCTCAGTTACAAAAGCCAGCTCTCCAAAATCCTTATCAAAAGTTAGTAAAACCCGATCTTCTGCTTGGGCAAGTTTTAGCACTTCAGGATCGGAAATCCCTGGCGATAATGTGCGAATCCATGCCACATCATGTCCATTCGATCGTAATGCTGCTACGGCACCGCCTGGAAAATTTTCATCGGCGAGGAAGCGCATAAATTAGGCAGGTATGGGGTAGACTTTTTCAGCCTTGAGAGCTTCATTTGCATAACTGAGACAAGCTCGAATATCTTCGATCGTAATGCAATAATTTTCGATAATATCTTCATTACTCCATCCTTGAGCAAGAAGATCGATAACAAATTCCACAGCGAGGCGAGTTCCTCTGATAGTAGGTTTACCAACGAGAATATTGGGTTCGATAACTATTCTTTCTTGCCAGTTCACGATCGACCACCTCTATACAACTATTTTCTATTTTATCTTGTCTCGTTTGCGTTGGCGTAAGCCTACCTTATGGCACATCCAGTTGTCGAAATGGCATTAGCTGGATATTTAGATAGTGAATCGATCGGATTTGTCGATCGTACACCCGTTCGCGTTGGCGTAAGCCTGCCTTTGGCACAGCGAACCGGAGGTAATCGAGGTCAAGGTTAGAGTTTAGGAATTCGATCGACGAAACCTCAAATTACGATCGACGATTGCGTCGAGCTAGCTTGGTTGCTGTTCCTCTCCACAAGGGAAATAGGGGAATAGCGGTAATTAGTAATAGAAAAATTAAAACATAAGATTGTGAAGATAGTACAAGCGCAAAGGTGATTAAAAAGGTGGTGCCAAACATTAACCAACCGGAGATTAGCACCCACCAGCGCACATTACCTCCGCCTAGTGTTCTGAGTGCGCGCCCTCTGATGTGGATTTCACCCATTGGATCTGAAGCAGAAGGGATTCGCTCTGGATATGGATAGTGCGGTGTTGAGGGAACTTCAATGAAGATCTCTTTTGGCTCTAGATCTGTTTTATCATTCACTGAGCTAGTCTCCAATAGATCGTTTGGGTAGGCTGTTTTGTCTGATACTTACATTATTGGGTGAATGGGTGACAATTATGCATCACGATCGTAATTATTATCGATCGATCGAGAAAACCAGGGTTATTATTAGAATTAGAAGCAATCTTGCTCAGAGCCACCGAAACGCCTTATAACGTTAAATAGTATTGGTTGAATATTTTGGGTTCTGGATCTACATCATGCTAAATTTCAGTCAGATTAAAAATTATCCAGCACCGGGGCGAATGTTTTGCTTTATCCTGGTGTTGGCTTTAATATGGTTGCCTGGATTGGCAATCATATATCTAGTGATGAGTAGCACCCAAAATCTGGAAGATCCGGCTACCAAGAATTTGCTCTCGATTCTGACAATGGGATTGCTCGCGATCGAGTTTATCGCATTATTACCTTGGTGGGGACGCAAAGTTTACGAGCATCCCAATTTATACGCTCGTTATGGGTTGGTCTTCACGCGCCAGAATGGACTATTATTACTCAAAGGATTGGCGATCGGTGCGAGCTTTGCTGTTGCGTTATTTATTACTCAAGGGCTGCTCGGTTGGTTGACGTGGCAATCCCCGCGATTGTCTATTTTGCAGTTAGCATTAGAAGGTTCGGCAACAGCATTGGGCGTCGGCTTGGCAGAAGAGTTATTTTTTCGGGGCTGGATGTTGGATGAATTAGAGCGAGATTATGCGCCAAAAATTGCTTTAATTATCGATGCTAGCTTATTCGCGCTCTTACATTTTCTCAAACCGATTCCAGTCATACTCGCATCTTTGCCGCAGTTCCCTGGACTAGTTTTACTCGGCATTGTCGTGATTGTTGCCAAACATCAACATCGAAACTTATTAGGGATTTCGATCGGTCTTCATGCTGGGATGGTCTGGGCTTATTATATTGTCAACGTTGGGAATATGGTTAAATATTCTGGTCGAGTTTCGGATTGGATTACTGGAATAAATGGCAATCCAATTTCGGGGATATTGGGGTTGATTTTCTTAGGAATTTTAGCTGTTTTAATGTCGAATATGTCGAAGACATTCGATCGACCCAAAGTTTAAAATGTTAGCAAAAAAGAAACCCAACTTTTTTGAGAAGTCGGGTTTCTGCGGTAGTTAATGGTAGGGATAACTCATGAATTACCCCTACCATTTATCTCTTACGGAGCGAGATAAGTATATTGAGACAGACTGTGTTCGTAGTTTTGTAACAGGCGTTGGGCTTCACCGATCTCGATCCGATTTTCAAGCAGTGCTTGTTCGGCTTTTTGACGAATGCTCTCAATTAAGTCTTCAACATCATATTGAACGTAACCGACAACTTCGGTCATCGTATCGCCTTTAACGACGTGTTCGATCTTATAACCTTTAGGGGTGATCTTGATATGGACGGCATTGGTATCTCCAAATAAGTTATGAAGATTGCCCATAATCTCTTGATAAGCACCACCGAGAAATAGTCCTAAATAATAAGGTTCCTTGGCTTCTAAAGGATGCAATTCGAGTACGTGTTTGACGTCTTTAAGATCGATAAATTGGTCGATTTTGCCATCGCTATCGCAGGTAAGATCGGCCAAAATGCCCCGTCGGGTGGGTTCTTCACCCAACCGATGAATCGGCATAATCGGGAATAATTGATCGATCGCCCAACTATCTGGAGCCGACTGGAAGACGGACAAATTGATATAGTAGATCGATGCCATGATTTGTTCGAGTTCTTCCAAATCTTCGGGCATATATTCCTCGCGCTTGGCGATGTCGAGGATTTTTTGGCAGCAAGCCCAATAGAGTTGTTCGGCACGAGAACGTTCGGTGAGCGTCAGGTAGCCAAATTTAAAGCGACTGAGGGCTTCTTCTTTAAATTGGTTGGCATCGTAAAATGCTTCCCGAAAATTTTCTGGGGTAATACTTTCGTAAGTTTCCCACAGGTTGCGCACGATTTGGTGTTCGGGATTGGTTGTGGGTGGGGGTAAGTCGGTGCGGACTTCACAGGTGCTCAGGACATCAAAAATTAGCACCGATTGGTGGGAGGCGATCGCGCGTCCGCTTTCACTGATCAGGGTAGGAACGGGGATATTTTTGTCGCTACATGTCTCACGAACTTCGGCGACGATATCGTTGGCGTAGTTTTGGAGATCGTAGTTTTTGGAAGCATGAAAATTGGTCTGCGAACCGTCGTAATCGATGCCCAAACCACCACCGACGTCGAGATATTTCATATTCGCCCCTAATTGGACGAGTTCGACATAGATCTTGCTAGCTTCGCCGATCGCATCTTTGATCACAGAGATCGAGGAAATTTGCGAGCCGATGTGGAAGTGCAGCAGTTGCAAGGAGTCGATCATATCGACTGCTTTGAGCTTGTCTACTACCATGATGATTTCGGGAATCGTCAGCCCAAATTTAGCCCGATCGCCGCTAGATACGCCCCAGCGTCCGATTCCTTTAGCATTGAGTTTGGCACGGACGCCAAGATTGGGTTTAATGCCGAGTGCTTTGGCTGCTTCGATCGCAATTTCGACTTCTTCGATCTGTTCGAGAACGATAATCGGTGTTTGGTCTAATTTCTGCGCTAGCATCGCGGTTTCGATATATTCGCGATCTTTGTAGCCATTGCAAATTAGCAAGGCTCCAGGGTTATTGAGCATGGCAATCGCAATCATTAGCTCTGGTTTGGAGCCTGCTTCCAAACCAAATTGATATGGTTTGCCAAATTTAACCAGATCTTCGATCAGGTGCTTTTGTTGGTTGCACTTGACCGGAAATACCCCTTTGTACACGCCGCCATAGTTATAACGCGCGATCGCTTTAGCAAAACAGGCATTGAGCCGCTCGATCCGATGCTCTAAAATGTCTGAAAACCGAATCAGCAGCGGCAAAGCCAAGTTGCGCTGTTGCAGGGATGTGACTAGCTCGTAAAGGTCTAGCGAGCCACCGCGATCGCCTTGGGGTGCTACGGTAACGTGCCCCGCAGCATTAATTGAAAAGTAAGGTTCGCCCCAGCCTTGAATTCGGTACAGATTCTCACTATCCTCGATCGTCCAAGGTGCTTTGGGTCGTTCGGGTTGGTGTTGGTTTTTGACACCCACTTTCGCTTTATCCTTGGGATCTACAGTATTTTTCAATAGTCGATCTAACTCTGCGGTTACGGTGATCTCAGCTCGCTCTAGTTCCATTTTTTTTTCTGCCACAGCCTATCCCATTTCTCCTATCGTCGAACGGACTACCGTCTGTTAGTTTAACGCATTATTCAAGGATCTCTCGATCGATTCGATGCACCTTGACGTATTTAAGATACCCCAGAGAGCTAATACAACTATAGATGTATCCAATATTGTAAATGTTTTGGGTGGAGGGTAAATGGGTAAATGGGTAGATGGGTGGATGGGTGGATGAGTAATGGGTAATGGGTAATATAGGTAATGGGTAAGAATATGAGCTTCCTATATTCGTTAACTCACATCTTGCACCAGTTCAAGTATACTATTTATAAGCAGCGGAAATGAGGCTACCGTTTCTTTCTCCCAGTCTCCGAGTCTCCCAAAATAGTGTAGATCCAGGGTACCCACAAGCGACGCAGCTCCCTTCGGGAAGGCTCCGCCAACGAACGGGAGGTTCCCTCCCGTTCGATGCGTCAGCGGCTCGCAGCCGGGAGGAAACCTCCCGGATTATGCGGATGCGCTCCGGTCGGGTTTCCCGACCATGGAAGCGCACCAAGCAGCGAGACAAGACAAGACAGGGGCACCCCTACAGATTAATTGTGTAGGGGTGCCCCTGTCTTGTCGTTTTTTTATTCGGGGGGAACCCCCGAATAAAAACGCCGCTTGTGGGTACCCGACTATCTCTACTAAGCACTAGTCTTTCCGTATTGGTGCAAGATGTGAGTTAACTAAGCAGCGTCGCTGCTTGTTACCTCCTACCATCTGCCTCAAGCCTAAAGCCTAATCCCTAGCAGTTTGAGAGTCATCGGGCCGACATCGCCATCCGCAGCCAATCCTTGCTTGAGTTGAAACTTAATGACAGCCGCCTTCGTTTTGTCGTCGAAAACGCCATTGATGGGCACAGAGAAACCGACATTGGTCAAGTGCTGCTGAATCCGCGTTACAACGGCTCCATTATCGCCCAGACGAAACACGCTGACTACTGAAAAGCCCCGGATCGGGCACCGATCCATTTTCGCGGCGGTTTGGTCGCCAAAGTTACCATCTACAGTCATTCGATCTGTGGGATTGTAGCGATTCCACAGGCTCTGAAAAGCTTTCACTCCCAAGGTACTGATATCATCCCGTCCGTTAGTATTAAAAAAATGTACCGGATCGTTACCGCCAAGCCATTGCCAACCATTAGCCAACAGATAGGTTTTCCAAGCATTATAGTTATTAACATCGATCGCCAGACCATCTTCATGGTTGCTATTTCCAGGCTTGGCGGCTAATGGAATTAATTTGGGATCTCGCTGATAAACACGGTAGAGAATGTGCTGTTGGGCAACAGTCCGAAAAGCTGAATTAATTGTCATTCTCAGACTGGGTTGCTGGGCGATCCCCGATCGCAGTGCGGCTCGCAAAGCTTCTCTGGCTCCAGCTTGCAGATAGAGATTGAGATGAGCTTCGCCAGAAGAGTTAATTCCTGGTAGGCTCTCAAAGTTAACTAAAATACCAGTCTGCAAGGTATTCATTTGGGCGATAATTTGCCGACTCAAGCCGCTAACGCGTCCGGTTTCGACATTACGCTCTCGAATCATCGCCTCGATCGCTTCTTTAACTGTAGTCATATCGCTAAGGGAATGGGTAATGGGTGATGGGTAGGTAGTCCCGACAACTTAATCCTGTCAATCCTCAAATCCCAATGAAAATTATTAACTTTGTGCGTTTCGTCCCGATGGCATTGTGGGAAGTATGGATATAGGAGTGGTAGATGCACCCTGATTATTCGTCCCTAACTTGCCTTGTAGTAAGTTGGGGCTTTTTATTATTTAGTAGATTACTTTAAATTCGTCCCGATGGCATTGTGGGAAGTATGGATATAGGAGTGGTAGATGCACCCTGATTATTCGTCCCTGACTTGCCTTGTAGTAAGTTGGGGCTTTTTATTATGAAGGCTCTAGCAAATTAATTTCAAATTCGTCCCGATAATGCGGTGGGGAGTGCGGATATAGAAGTGGTAGATGCACCCTGATTATTCGTCCCGAACTTATCTTATGGTAAGTTGGGACTTTTTATTATCCATAGAAGCTGGCGAGAATTGATAAATTCGCAATCGATCGTTCTCATAATAAATTGCCTGGAGATCGGGATGGTAGCGACGGTAAGTTTCGCACAATTGTAACATTGCTGTCGCGAGTTGCGTGCGTCCGCTGGGCGATCGATAATTACGATAGGTCGGATCGATCAGGACTGAATAGGGGACTGGATACTCTGGCTTATCAGAGATAAAGGGACGCTTTTCGACAAAGACCAAAAGTGTAGTTTGATGTGGAAATACGAAGCTAGCGGCGGTAACTCGATCGCGATATCGGGCGGTAAATTGAGCTGCATCTTCATACCAGCCGCGACCATAGACTTGAGACAATTGTTCGATTGGCGCGA harbors:
- a CDS encoding TIGR03960 family B12-binding radical SAM protein: MAVAVDSLITPEILKPARYLGNELGAVHKPWESATVRWALTYPEIYEVGASNLGHIILYSIINAQPRQLCDRAYLPAADLAQKLRDTQTPLFGVESQKSLAEFDILGFSLSYELGATNILEMLSLAGIPLTWREREAGNYPLIFAGGQTATSNPEPYADFFDFIALGDGEELLPEIGLVVEDGKNAGLSRRDLLLDLAQVPGVYVPQFYDSHPDGSVKPNHPDVPERILRRVATPIPAYSIGLVPYVETVHDRLTIEIRRGCTRGCRFCQPGMLTRPARDVEPEAVINAIESGMRSTGYDEFSLLSLSCSDYLALPAVGLEIKNRLKDENISLTLPSQRVDRFDENIANIIGGTRQGGLTFAPEAGTQRLRDIINKGLTNEELLRGVKTGFEQGWDKIKLYFMIGLPGETDVDVIGIAETVRWLKRECWAKGKRYLNFNITISNFTPKPHTPFQWHSVSTTEFARKQRLLKEEFRDLRGVKVNYTDVRISAMEDFVGRGDRSLAPVIRRAWELGAGMDAWWESLDKAYGAWAQAIDEAGLDWKYRRVENGEWNIFENDPALAPSTLQGEGWVGVKISAETLVSKQGFGVGSEDGGVPTRGTPTDPGTEPRSVVNNRAPILKPRIATGEAALTDSSNTPESVGVPLVGTQPTTAPTNNPVPPSPIQLPHNLNAPLPWDHLDTGIDKKWLQDDLERALAAGIVPDCSFDGCSHCGVCGTDFGHNVIVPPLPIPEFTGHFTPNTDKVQRIRVWFGKIGKMSLVGHLDLAKLFDRAIRRASIPVTYSGGFHPAPRIMIANALPLGSTSTGEIADIELTSMMDESEFHTKLAAQLPADIPIYRVESVDLKQPAASALITKAEYLITVSSISEIPPQWETWLAAVLASQEIIQNKKSKSGKNTQINLRDRLYELESEPTPSPSEEGSNIELRYVGSCANDGTLLRPEQMVFMLEQVSGMELQLVSVVRLRLIVGE
- a CDS encoding DUF5615 family PIN-like protein yields the protein MRFLADENFPGGAVAALRSNGHDVAWIRTLSPGISDPEVLKLAQAEDRVLLTFDKDFGELAFVTELPATSGIVLFRIQSPSSIIMTEKIITVIELRDDWAGHFSTIDNNKIRMREL
- a CDS encoding DUF433 domain-containing protein, encoding MNWQERIVIEPNILVGKPTIRGTRLAVEFVIDLLAQGWSNEDIIENYCITIEDIRACLSYANEALKAEKVYPIPA
- a CDS encoding CPBP family intramembrane glutamic endopeptidase, with amino-acid sequence MLNFSQIKNYPAPGRMFCFILVLALIWLPGLAIIYLVMSSTQNLEDPATKNLLSILTMGLLAIEFIALLPWWGRKVYEHPNLYARYGLVFTRQNGLLLLKGLAIGASFAVALFITQGLLGWLTWQSPRLSILQLALEGSATALGVGLAEELFFRGWMLDELERDYAPKIALIIDASLFALLHFLKPIPVILASLPQFPGLVLLGIVVIVAKHQHRNLLGISIGLHAGMVWAYYIVNVGNMVKYSGRVSDWITGINGNPISGILGLIFLGILAVLMSNMSKTFDRPKV
- the speA gene encoding biosynthetic arginine decarboxylase, whose product is MELERAEITVTAELDRLLKNTVDPKDKAKVGVKNQHQPERPKAPWTIEDSENLYRIQGWGEPYFSINAAGHVTVAPQGDRGGSLDLYELVTSLQQRNLALPLLIRFSDILEHRIERLNACFAKAIARYNYGGVYKGVFPVKCNQQKHLIEDLVKFGKPYQFGLEAGSKPELMIAIAMLNNPGALLICNGYKDREYIETAMLAQKLDQTPIIVLEQIEEVEIAIEAAKALGIKPNLGVRAKLNAKGIGRWGVSSGDRAKFGLTIPEIIMVVDKLKAVDMIDSLQLLHFHIGSQISSISVIKDAIGEASKIYVELVQLGANMKYLDVGGGLGIDYDGSQTNFHASKNYDLQNYANDIVAEVRETCSDKNIPVPTLISESGRAIASHQSVLIFDVLSTCEVRTDLPPPTTNPEHQIVRNLWETYESITPENFREAFYDANQFKEEALSRFKFGYLTLTERSRAEQLYWACCQKILDIAKREEYMPEDLEELEQIMASIYYINLSVFQSAPDSWAIDQLFPIMPIHRLGEEPTRRGILADLTCDSDGKIDQFIDLKDVKHVLELHPLEAKEPYYLGLFLGGAYQEIMGNLHNLFGDTNAVHIKITPKGYKIEHVVKGDTMTEVVGYVQYDVEDLIESIRQKAEQALLENRIEIGEAQRLLQNYEHSLSQYTYLAP
- a CDS encoding peptidoglycan-binding protein translates to MTTVKEAIEAMIRERNVETGRVSGLSRQIIAQMNTLQTGILVNFESLPGINSSGEAHLNLYLQAGAREALRAALRSGIAQQPSLRMTINSAFRTVAQQHILYRVYQRDPKLIPLAAKPGNSNHEDGLAIDVNNYNAWKTYLLANGWQWLGGNDPVHFFNTNGRDDISTLGVKAFQSLWNRYNPTDRMTVDGNFGDQTAAKMDRCPIRGFSVVSVFRLGDNGAVVTRIQQHLTNVGFSVPINGVFDDKTKAAVIKFQLKQGLAADGDVGPMTLKLLGIRL